A stretch of the Apteryx mantelli isolate bAptMan1 chromosome 3, bAptMan1.hap1, whole genome shotgun sequence genome encodes the following:
- the SMIM8 gene encoding small integral membrane protein 8, translating into MSSTKPPNENETPKERIPGLRGARTTTLFRAVNPELFIKPNKPVMAFGLVGITLCVAYLGYLHATVENKKDLYEAIDSEGSRYMRRKTSKWD; encoded by the exons ATGTCTTCCACCAAACCTCcgaatgaaaatgaaacacccaaagagaGAATTCCAGGATTGAGGGGTGCTCGAACAACCACACTCTTCCGAGCTGTGAACCCAGAGCTTTTCATTAAACCT aacaaACCTGTGATGGCATTTGGGCTTGTAGGAATTACCCTCTGTGTGGCCTACCTTGGTTATTTGCATGCAACAGTAGAGAATAAAAAGGACCTCTATGAAGCAATTGACAGTGAAGGGTCCAGATATATGCGGAGGAAAACTTCCAAGTGGGactga
- the GJB7 gene encoding gap junction beta-7 protein — translation MSWGFLRDLLSGVNKYSTGIGRIWIAIVFIFRLLVYAVAAENVWKYEHNEFECNTKQPGCENVCFDHLFPVSQIRLWALQLIIVSTPSLLVVFHVAYRETREKRHNQKLYKSPGKIDGGLLCTYLVSLILKTGFEIVFLVLFYKLYNGFKVPHLVKCDMKPCPTAVDCYISKPTEKMIFLYFLVATSGLCIVLNLSELSYLIFRYSIKCYLKRYIKKQQSSESDCHKLRTIGHSRTATARQVHNSPSVLLNIQDKLEKNAAH, via the coding sequence atgagctgGGGATTCCTACGAGATCTGCTGAGTGGAGTGAATAAATATTCAACGGGAATTGGAAGAATTTGGATAGCAATTGTATTCATATTCCGCCTACTTGTTTATGCTGTAGCAGCAGAAAATGTCTGGAAATATGAACACAATGAATTTGAATGCAATACCAAGCAGCCTGGCTGTGAAAATGTCTGCTTTGACCATCTTTTCCCTGTCTCCCAGATCAGGCTTTGGGCTTTGCAGTTAATCATAGTCTCCACTCCTTCACTCTTGGTTGTTTTTCATGTTGCCTATCGAGAGACTAGGGAGAAACGACACAACCAGAAACTTTACAAAAGTCCAGGAAAGATAGATGGCGGATTGCTGTGCACTTACCTCGTTAGcctcattttaaaaacaggatttgAAATAGTTTTTCTCGTTCTGTTCTACAAATTGTACAATGGATTCAAAGTACCACATCTTGTGAAATGTGACATGAAACCATGTCCTACTGCTGTAGACTGTTATATTTCCAAACCCACAGAGAAGATGattttcctctattttctggTGGCAACTTCAGGTCTGTGCATTGTATTAAATTTAAGTGAATTGAGTTATCTCATTTTCAGATACTCCATAAAATGTTATCTGAAGAGGTACATCAAGAAACAACAAAGCTCAGAAAGCGATTGCCACAAATTAAGAACTATTGGTCACAGCAGAACAGCAACTGCAAGACAGGTTCACAACTCCCCATCTGTGCTTCTTAATATACAAGataaacttgaaaaaaatgctGCCCACTGA